Proteins encoded in a region of the Haloarcula sp. CBA1129 genome:
- a CDS encoding Cdc6/Cdc18 family protein yields the protein MVDVNENPFDGTDAIFERKQPLKKDTFTPDTIFHRDEEIEFYINALQDVIVGHDPNNVFVYGPTGVGKTAVTKWVRDKLEEKAEAEDIPLTVVGPINCRNYRSAYALVNTLVNEFREPENQLPESGYSTDSVFEFLYEEIEAVGGNVLIILDEIDNIPADARNDFLYELPRAEANENTPITDAKVGLIGISNDLKFVDVLEPKVKSTLGEREIKFGPYDATELRDILGYYADIAFREDVLGEDVVPLAAAFSAQERGDVRQGLRILEKAGEYARMEGADGVTEAHTRRATDTIETDELLDYFEHDLSSQQALTYLATTLALIEPKHEASTKRIYNLYSSIAESSGRRVKSERKIYEFLDQLSMQGLVRSAERNLGRKGGRKYIYEVTDDPTDIINAALQSSYSDAVPSNVNGILEHYLEDEATEFEAPDTTDDEQQNLWQFT from the coding sequence ATGGTCGACGTGAACGAGAACCCGTTCGATGGGACTGACGCGATTTTCGAACGAAAGCAACCGCTAAAAAAAGACACGTTCACGCCGGATACGATCTTTCACCGTGACGAGGAGATCGAGTTCTACATCAACGCGCTTCAGGATGTTATCGTCGGTCACGACCCCAACAACGTCTTCGTCTACGGTCCCACGGGCGTCGGCAAGACTGCTGTCACGAAGTGGGTTCGCGATAAACTCGAAGAGAAAGCCGAGGCCGAGGATATCCCGCTCACCGTTGTCGGCCCGATAAACTGTCGGAACTACCGGTCGGCGTATGCGTTGGTCAACACCCTTGTCAACGAGTTCCGAGAGCCCGAAAACCAGCTTCCTGAAAGCGGCTACAGCACTGATAGCGTCTTTGAGTTCCTCTACGAAGAGATCGAGGCTGTCGGTGGGAACGTTCTTATTATTCTGGACGAGATCGACAACATTCCCGCGGACGCACGGAACGACTTCCTCTATGAACTGCCCCGAGCTGAAGCGAACGAGAACACGCCGATCACCGATGCGAAGGTCGGGCTCATTGGAATCTCAAACGACCTCAAGTTCGTTGACGTGCTGGAACCCAAGGTGAAATCGACGTTAGGAGAGCGAGAAATCAAGTTCGGCCCGTACGACGCAACTGAACTTCGGGATATTCTGGGCTACTACGCCGACATCGCGTTCCGGGAGGACGTGCTCGGCGAAGATGTCGTCCCACTGGCGGCGGCCTTCTCGGCACAAGAGCGCGGTGACGTTCGGCAGGGGCTCCGCATCCTCGAAAAGGCCGGGGAGTACGCACGAATGGAGGGTGCAGATGGCGTGACGGAAGCACACACCCGCCGGGCGACGGACACTATCGAGACCGACGAACTCCTCGATTACTTCGAACATGACCTGAGTTCACAGCAGGCGCTGACGTACCTTGCGACGACGCTTGCACTCATCGAACCGAAACACGAGGCGTCGACGAAGCGAATCTATAACCTCTACTCCTCGATTGCGGAGTCGAGCGGTCGCCGCGTGAAATCCGAGCGCAAGATTTACGAGTTTCTCGACCAGCTCTCGATGCAGGGGCTGGTCCGCTCTGCGGAACGCAACCTCGGCCGGAAGGGCGGACGTAAGTACATCTACGAGGTCACCGACGACCCGACCGACATTATCAACGCTGCGCTCCAGTCATCCTACAGTGACGCCGTGCCGAGTAACGTCAACGGAATTCTCGAACATTACTTGGAAGACGAGGCCACCGAGTTCGAGGCACCGGAC